One stretch of Desulfovibrio sp. UCD-KL4C DNA includes these proteins:
- a CDS encoding FAD-dependent oxidoreductase produces the protein MTLTNLPAGTRSYDLVVVGAGPGGFDTATEAAALGIKVALVEKDMLGGTCLNVGCIPTKLYLGATSPVEELAAQVKAKVATGNIEIDFKALCTKKDRFTGATRKAMAQKLKALNIDFYPATAKIIEQGKVEISHPNETAVLEYKNLVLATGSHPTVFPGLEPDNETVLDNTGFLALTEMPESLLVIGAGFIGLEMAQIAHRTGTKITVVDALDRIAMYEDPEVSKALQTVFKRHKWDIKLGVKVKSVTAENGKAVLRTENGEEIIADKALIAVGRRPNSKDLGLENCGASTVGPGFVEINENLEAAPNVYAIGDLNGKVLLAHAASHQAGYVVRRISGKDKGSYTHVPVPSILYGSPETMRVGLMVKDLEGKGEIKVSSFPLVANPIAQSYAATQGFVKIVWLDDKVAGITAVGHHVSGFTTAAAMIVQEAWTEEDLHKVIFPHPSLDEALLGALKAERQSPK, from the coding sequence ATGACATTAACTAATTTACCAGCCGGAACTCGCTCCTACGACCTCGTGGTCGTAGGAGCCGGACCTGGCGGTTTTGACACAGCAACAGAAGCAGCTGCACTCGGAATAAAAGTTGCCTTAGTAGAAAAAGACATGCTCGGCGGAACCTGCTTAAATGTCGGCTGTATCCCCACAAAGCTATATCTAGGCGCAACTTCTCCTGTTGAAGAACTTGCCGCACAGGTAAAAGCGAAAGTAGCTACAGGCAATATTGAAATAGATTTTAAAGCTCTTTGTACTAAAAAAGACCGCTTTACAGGTGCAACCCGTAAAGCAATGGCGCAAAAGCTTAAAGCTCTAAACATTGATTTCTATCCTGCTACAGCAAAAATCATTGAGCAGGGAAAAGTGGAAATTTCCCACCCTAATGAAACAGCAGTATTGGAGTATAAAAACCTTGTACTTGCTACAGGTTCCCACCCCACTGTTTTCCCCGGACTTGAACCTGATAATGAGACTGTCTTAGACAACACAGGGTTTCTTGCTCTTACTGAAATGCCTGAATCACTTCTCGTTATAGGTGCGGGCTTTATCGGCCTTGAAATGGCTCAAATTGCCCACAGAACCGGAACTAAAATCACAGTTGTGGACGCTCTCGACAGAATAGCAATGTATGAAGACCCAGAGGTTTCTAAAGCTTTGCAGACTGTTTTCAAGCGTCACAAATGGGATATTAAGCTCGGCGTTAAAGTAAAATCCGTTACTGCTGAAAACGGAAAAGCTGTTTTACGCACTGAAAACGGTGAAGAAATAATCGCAGACAAAGCCCTTATAGCAGTAGGAAGACGACCGAATTCAAAAGACCTTGGTCTGGAGAATTGCGGAGCTTCAACAGTAGGCCCAGGTTTTGTTGAAATTAACGAAAATCTTGAAGCCGCTCCCAATGTTTATGCAATCGGAGACCTTAACGGTAAGGTTTTACTCGCTCACGCAGCCAGCCATCAGGCCGGATATGTTGTGCGCAGAATTTCCGGAAAAGACAAGGGATCGTACACACATGTTCCTGTCCCTTCTATTCTGTACGGTTCACCGGAAACCATGCGTGTAGGGCTGATGGTTAAAGATCTTGAAGGAAAAGGCGAAATAAAAGTATCCTCATTCCCACTTGTTGCTAACCCCATTGCACAGTCTTACGCCGCTACACAAGGTTTTGTAAAAATTGTTTGGCTTGATGATAAAGTTGCAGGTATCACAGCTGTTGGGCATCACGTCTCTGGCTTTACAACCGCGGCAGCTATGATCGTTCAGGAAGCTTGGACCGAAGAAGATCTGCATAAAGTAATCTTCCCCCACCCTTCACTTGATGAAGCCTTACTAGGGGCATTGAAAGCGGAAAGACAATCACCCAAATAG
- the gcvPA gene encoding aminomethyl-transferring glycine dehydrogenase subunit GcvPA, giving the protein MPYVPHSPEDVREMLNVIGVNSVDDLFAEIPADLRPKSFDLPKGKSEMAVLQKMEKLAARNTTDLTSFLGAGFYDHFIPTAVDALVSRSEFYTAYTPYQPEASQGTLQAIFEYQTAMARLMGLDYSNASVYDGGTALYEATLMAVRKTKRRKVIVSEALNPIYREMLDSYTGNLNIELVTVPHNHGRTNIKSLTAVIDKDTAAIIVQNPNFFGSVNDFTDLFATAHEHKAVAIMSTYPVLQAVLKTPGQMGADIAVAEGQSIGQPLSFGGPYLGIMTCSKALVRQMPGRVAGRTEDGEGRTGYVLTLQAREQHIRRQKATSNICSNQALCALRTLIHLCLLGEEGLRRTALLSIERAHYAAERLTSITGVDLFTKGPFGNEFAITLPVNAFEIVDKLTERGIIPGCPLGRYYDGLENGLLISCTEKTTEEQIGIFAEILRGAI; this is encoded by the coding sequence ATGCCTTACGTACCCCATTCCCCAGAAGATGTACGGGAAATGCTTAATGTGATCGGCGTAAACTCCGTGGATGACTTGTTCGCTGAAATTCCTGCAGATCTAAGACCTAAAAGCTTTGACCTTCCTAAAGGTAAAAGCGAAATGGCTGTTCTGCAAAAAATGGAAAAACTAGCCGCAAGAAACACCACAGATTTAACCAGCTTTCTCGGAGCAGGCTTTTACGATCACTTCATTCCTACCGCAGTCGATGCCCTTGTTTCTCGCAGCGAATTTTACACAGCATATACGCCTTATCAGCCGGAAGCCTCTCAGGGAACTTTGCAGGCTATTTTTGAATACCAGACAGCAATGGCAAGACTTATGGGCCTTGATTACTCCAATGCGTCTGTATACGACGGTGGAACTGCTTTGTATGAAGCAACTCTCATGGCTGTCCGCAAAACAAAACGTCGCAAAGTCATAGTCAGTGAAGCACTCAACCCCATCTACAGGGAAATGCTGGACTCATATACAGGCAATTTGAATATTGAACTGGTTACTGTTCCGCACAATCACGGACGAACAAACATCAAATCGCTCACAGCCGTAATAGATAAAGATACCGCTGCGATAATTGTTCAAAACCCTAACTTTTTCGGTTCAGTAAATGACTTCACAGATCTTTTCGCGACTGCACATGAGCATAAAGCTGTAGCAATCATGTCAACATACCCTGTACTGCAGGCTGTATTAAAGACTCCTGGGCAAATGGGTGCTGATATTGCTGTTGCAGAAGGTCAAAGCATAGGCCAACCTCTCTCTTTCGGTGGTCCTTACCTTGGGATCATGACATGTTCCAAAGCCCTTGTCCGCCAGATGCCCGGACGTGTGGCAGGACGGACTGAAGACGGTGAAGGCAGAACAGGTTATGTTCTGACTCTTCAAGCAAGAGAACAGCATATCAGAAGACAGAAAGCGACCTCAAATATCTGTTCAAATCAGGCATTATGTGCGCTTCGTACTCTGATTCATCTCTGTCTGCTCGGAGAAGAAGGATTACGTCGTACAGCTTTACTTTCGATTGAACGCGCTCACTACGCAGCAGAAAGACTGACATCTATTACCGGAGTGGATCTTTTCACCAAGGGACCTTTCGGTAACGAGTTTGCAATAACTCTTCCTGTGAACGCTTTTGAAATTGTCGATAAGCTTACCGAACGCGGCATTATTCCAGGTTGTCCGCTGGGACGCTACTATGACGGCCTTGAAAACGGGCTCCTCATATCCTGCACTGAAAAAACCACGGAAGAGCAAATAGGTATTTTTGCTGAAATACTGCGGGGGGCAATCTAA
- a CDS encoding MBL fold metallo-hydrolase yields the protein MTNITVETFVLGPLETNCYLLTSGNNAIVIDCAPEPSPLLEAIKTRNLNVTAIYLTHMHLDHIGGVTELQEMTGAEVFGNIDDKYLNEISFSYGGSKEFPQLHDFKITDLKHGKQFIFDQPMIVLETPGHTRGSLSYFFPALSCVFVGDLIFMIAVGRTDFPGGDSETLLSSIRNKIFILPDETQIYSGHGPMTTVSHEKQNNPLFT from the coding sequence ATGACAAATATTACAGTTGAAACATTTGTTCTAGGGCCACTTGAAACAAACTGTTACCTGCTGACTTCCGGTAATAATGCAATAGTAATAGACTGTGCTCCGGAACCTTCACCTCTTTTAGAGGCAATCAAGACTAGAAATCTTAATGTCACAGCCATTTACCTGACTCATATGCATCTTGACCACATTGGCGGGGTTACAGAACTGCAAGAGATGACCGGAGCGGAAGTATTTGGAAATATCGACGACAAGTACTTAAACGAAATATCTTTTTCCTATGGAGGATCAAAAGAATTTCCGCAATTGCATGACTTCAAAATAACAGATCTTAAACATGGTAAACAGTTTATATTTGATCAACCGATGATAGTGCTGGAGACACCAGGGCATACACGAGGCAGCCTTTCATATTTTTTCCCTGCTTTAAGCTGCGTATTCGTCGGAGATTTAATATTTATGATAGCAGTCGGACGAACAGATTTTCCCGGTGGAGACAGCGAAACTCTACTGAGTTCAATAAGAAACAAAATCTTTATTCTTCCAGATGAAACTCAGATTTATTCAGGACACGGACCAATGACAACGGTCAGTCACGAAAAACAGAATAATCCTCTTTTTACATAA
- the gcvH gene encoding glycine cleavage system protein GcvH, with translation MIPQELLYAKSHEWLKVDGENGTIGITQFAQEQLGDLTFIELPQEGDTFEAGDEFGSIESVKAASEVYMPVACEIIAVNESLEDAPEKVNDDPYGDGWLLKVKITGSTDDLLDAAAYQEVTEEDAH, from the coding sequence ATGATTCCTCAGGAACTTCTTTACGCCAAATCTCACGAATGGCTGAAAGTCGACGGCGAAAACGGAACCATCGGTATCACCCAATTTGCTCAGGAGCAGCTTGGCGATCTTACTTTCATAGAATTACCACAGGAAGGCGATACATTTGAAGCTGGAGACGAATTCGGTTCTATCGAATCAGTTAAAGCTGCCAGTGAAGTGTACATGCCTGTAGCATGTGAAATTATAGCTGTTAACGAAAGTCTTGAAGATGCACCTGAAAAAGTGAATGACGATCCTTATGGTGATGGCTGGCTGCTCAAAGTCAAAATCACCGGATCTACTGATGATCTTTTAGATGCTGCTGCCTATCAGGAAGTAACCGAAGAAGATGCCCATTAA
- a CDS encoding phosphotransacetylase family protein — MPGLYIGSTSGYSGKNMIVMGLGLYFQKAGISLGYMKPVGAIPVEVDGCLGDEDAFFIQEVLGVSNPAKVVTPVVVTHDFKVQAFNGRCEDHVEPIVQAYEKISAGKDLTLVAGSGSMNSGKYCGVDGIHLVKTLGIKCVVIDRFQKELNYDYLVVLKETLGDSMIGVILNDIPPTFMDEITSLIKPFLERKGVKVLGVIPKDSLMGTIKVCDLAEHLGGKIISAHNKKEQPVESFLIGTMQVENFMTHFRKHRNSAVIVGGDRSDVQLVALEGECPCLVLTGNLYPNDIILTRSEILGTPIIVVRDDTFSVAKKMEDILSRHKLREPAKIKHGADLVESHIDFAYIKKELDLKY, encoded by the coding sequence ATGCCCGGTTTATATATAGGCTCCACCAGCGGATATTCCGGTAAGAATATGATCGTTATGGGCCTTGGTCTATATTTTCAGAAAGCAGGTATCAGTCTTGGTTATATGAAACCTGTAGGAGCTATTCCGGTTGAAGTAGACGGATGCCTAGGTGATGAAGATGCATTCTTCATTCAAGAAGTTTTAGGTGTTTCTAATCCAGCCAAGGTTGTCACTCCGGTTGTAGTTACCCACGATTTTAAAGTTCAGGCTTTTAACGGCAGATGTGAAGATCATGTTGAACCTATAGTTCAAGCTTACGAAAAAATAAGTGCGGGTAAAGATCTTACTCTTGTCGCAGGTTCCGGTTCAATGAATTCAGGTAAATACTGCGGAGTTGACGGGATTCACCTTGTTAAAACTCTGGGAATCAAATGCGTTGTTATTGATAGATTCCAAAAAGAATTGAACTATGACTACTTGGTTGTGCTTAAAGAAACTTTAGGTGACAGCATGATCGGGGTAATTTTAAATGATATCCCGCCTACTTTTATGGATGAAATTACTTCGCTCATTAAACCTTTTCTCGAAAGAAAAGGGGTTAAGGTGCTTGGCGTAATTCCTAAAGATTCATTAATGGGAACGATTAAGGTCTGTGATCTGGCAGAGCATTTAGGCGGGAAAATCATTTCTGCTCACAATAAAAAAGAGCAGCCGGTTGAAAGTTTTCTGATTGGAACTATGCAGGTCGAAAACTTTATGACTCATTTTCGTAAGCATCGTAATTCTGCTGTTATTGTCGGTGGCGACAGATCGGATGTTCAGCTTGTTGCGCTTGAGGGAGAATGTCCATGTCTCGTGCTGACAGGAAATCTTTACCCGAATGATATTATTTTAACCCGTTCAGAAATTTTGGGGACTCCCATAATTGTAGTGCGGGACGATACTTTTTCAGTAGCGAAAAAAATGGAAGACATTTTGTCGCGGCATAAACTGCGCGAACCTGCTAAAATTAAGCATGGCGCTGATCTTGTAGAGTCGCATATCGACTTTGCATACATAAAAAAAGAACTTGATCTGAAATATTAG
- the rnc gene encoding ribonuclease III, which yields MEEEYLPLQQCIHYRFSQVKYLTTALTHSSWANEQLEPCEDNERLEFLGDAVLELCVTEELFKRFHDAHEGQLTKIRSKLVKEKSLSTIALELGLNNFSRLGKGEESQGGRMRSSLLADTMEAVIGAVFLDGGYQEAHDFILRIFKDKWPESFEVETSKDFKSKLQEITQAIFKERPTYMLSGTKGPEHEKIFQVELNLPNGKKFEADGTSLKKAEQIAAATAIVYLNSQKNED from the coding sequence ATGGAAGAAGAATACTTACCCCTACAGCAATGTATCCACTATCGATTTTCGCAAGTCAAGTATTTAACAACGGCATTAACCCATAGTTCATGGGCAAATGAACAGCTTGAACCATGTGAAGATAATGAGCGACTCGAATTTTTGGGAGACGCAGTTCTTGAACTATGCGTAACTGAAGAACTTTTCAAGAGATTTCATGATGCTCACGAAGGACAGTTAACCAAAATCAGATCTAAACTGGTTAAAGAGAAAAGTCTTTCAACAATCGCTCTTGAATTAGGATTAAATAACTTTTCCAGACTTGGCAAAGGGGAAGAGTCGCAAGGAGGCAGAATGAGATCGTCACTGCTTGCAGATACTATGGAAGCAGTTATAGGCGCAGTCTTCCTTGACGGAGGCTACCAAGAAGCCCACGATTTCATTCTGAGAATATTTAAAGATAAGTGGCCTGAATCTTTTGAAGTTGAAACATCTAAAGATTTTAAAAGCAAACTGCAGGAAATAACACAGGCTATCTTTAAAGAACGGCCTACATACATGCTGTCAGGAACTAAAGGACCTGAACATGAAAAAATATTTCAAGTTGAACTGAATCTTCCGAATGGTAAGAAATTTGAAGCAGATGGGACAAGTCTCAAAAAAGCTGAACAGATAGCGGCTGCAACTGCAATTGTTTATTTAAATTCTCAAAAAAACGAAGATTGA
- a CDS encoding SGNH/GDSL hydrolase family protein — protein sequence MDFLCRAVTELGHDCVYRVLASPFTYNSSPGIIPRDLLDKDQTLGLADFYHDRSLFNQFEIISADEEKPEVIVINLFHEISPLFIEKEQKYIFFIDPKAWESHPSFEEWMKAGFGMIQVNPATYLKRYEEMIKNLRQKFPQVPILVVSRLSHYPAFGPEPYSYLDGWNELWKYSGQIFNRWESNISDLTVVDMDRIFAGIWAASEKRVEAHCPFLKFKLTEKDSVITGLHVSRDVEHVGSMWSVLAKKITEFLENGKISYCADEIIPDEWKQPWQPEKYQDEELLKMLGSGANYLCARAIGSFFVNLEHDYTELLVKTAQYTPVCHNTLHMIKTYGRIWRNPDLALWSKAHRENVLKFTANGPLYTQDYLDRLSEVEKFALGEL from the coding sequence ATGGATTTTCTATGTCGCGCTGTCACTGAACTTGGGCATGACTGCGTGTATAGAGTTCTTGCTTCGCCTTTTACATACAATAGTTCACCCGGAATTATACCGCGCGATTTGCTTGATAAGGATCAAACTTTGGGCCTTGCAGATTTTTATCATGATCGCAGTCTGTTTAATCAGTTTGAAATAATATCGGCTGATGAAGAGAAGCCTGAAGTCATCGTGATTAACCTCTTTCACGAAATCAGTCCTCTTTTTATTGAAAAGGAGCAGAAATATATATTTTTTATTGATCCGAAAGCATGGGAATCTCATCCTTCTTTTGAGGAGTGGATGAAAGCTGGATTCGGTATGATTCAGGTAAATCCTGCTACTTATTTGAAGCGGTATGAAGAGATGATTAAAAATCTTCGCCAGAAATTTCCGCAGGTTCCCATTCTTGTAGTTTCAAGGTTGTCCCATTATCCTGCATTCGGTCCCGAACCATATTCTTATCTTGATGGGTGGAATGAACTTTGGAAATACAGTGGTCAAATTTTTAATCGATGGGAAAGCAATATTTCTGATTTAACAGTTGTTGATATGGATAGAATTTTTGCAGGAATATGGGCTGCATCCGAGAAAAGAGTTGAAGCTCATTGTCCTTTTTTAAAGTTCAAGCTGACAGAAAAAGATAGTGTAATAACCGGGTTGCATGTCAGTCGTGATGTTGAACATGTCGGTTCGATGTGGTCTGTTTTAGCTAAAAAGATCACTGAATTTCTTGAGAATGGTAAAATAAGTTACTGTGCAGATGAAATCATACCTGATGAGTGGAAACAACCGTGGCAGCCGGAGAAGTATCAGGATGAAGAATTGCTTAAAATGCTCGGATCAGGAGCCAATTATCTCTGCGCTAGAGCAATCGGGAGCTTTTTTGTTAATCTTGAGCATGATTATACAGAATTATTGGTAAAAACAGCGCAGTATACACCTGTATGCCATAACACGTTGCATATGATTAAAACTTATGGGCGAATCTGGAGAAATCCAGATCTTGCGCTGTGGAGCAAAGCTCATCGTGAAAATGTACTGAAATTTACTGCAAATGGTCCGCTTTATACGCAGGATTATCTTGATCGGCTCAGTGAAGTGGAGAAGTTTGCTTTGGGTGAGTTGTAG
- a CDS encoding acetate--CoA ligase family protein — MHSYSSLEALFEPASIAIIGATSDPEDSGSIVAANLLNSGYKGKIFPVNAEGEEVLGIKAFSSISMIPRFTDLAVICLSPAEVLGAVEMLADLPVRAAIVTSSGFGETGREGYMLEQHLAKMAKNTGMIILGPNCLGLMNPSLSLNASLSVDYTKQGNIAFFSQSGALCNTALDWANSEGVGFSKFISLGNKAVLSEATMLRYLANDPDTKVIVGYCETLEDGQDFLRVAYDTTCKKPVILLRAGGTSSGAKAASAHSGALTGATCAYNAAFHQTGVLQAVDIEDMFNLAHAFSCQPLPNGPSVAIVTNSGGPGIIAADMCEKGSLAVSCPSNSTIDEMKGFLKPYASLYNPVDMVGDATVETYAKTLKAVIEDDIFDSILVILTPIAQVAAEVEKVAEVIITAAQNSFKPIVACFMGGHSVSGSRAMLRDGGIPCYDFPEVAVRSLDALTHCHRWQNKDWPIEVCFRRDIAKAQSIVANSRRIGLMELVELDAQHLASAYELPIPETVLARTSNQAAKAAKRIGYPVVLKIASPQISRKYELGLIATNLNTPQELRRAFLEITSRASRRCKDAYITGCLVQAMGPKDSHEVVISFRRDAQFGPLISFSLGGIHADMLGDVSSRLAPLALNDAQEMIREVKAYPILRGARAGTAIDLGCLEDVLLMVSQMASDLPEIQEAEFSPVIAGPDGAVVANMRMTIG; from the coding sequence ATGCACTCTTATTCATCGCTAGAGGCTCTATTTGAGCCAGCGTCTATTGCTATTATCGGGGCAACTTCAGATCCTGAGGATTCTGGAAGTATCGTTGCGGCCAATCTTCTTAACTCAGGATATAAGGGTAAAATCTTTCCAGTCAATGCCGAAGGCGAAGAAGTTCTAGGAATAAAAGCTTTTTCTTCAATTTCGATGATTCCAAGATTTACGGATTTGGCTGTCATCTGCCTGTCGCCGGCAGAAGTGCTGGGGGCAGTTGAAATGCTGGCTGATCTTCCTGTCCGCGCTGCAATTGTAACCTCTTCCGGTTTTGGTGAGACTGGGCGCGAAGGGTATATGCTTGAGCAGCATCTAGCGAAAATGGCTAAAAATACCGGCATGATTATACTTGGTCCTAACTGCCTAGGGCTTATGAATCCATCGCTATCTCTTAATGCAAGCCTGTCTGTAGATTATACTAAGCAGGGAAATATTGCATTTTTTTCTCAGTCAGGAGCTCTTTGCAATACTGCACTTGACTGGGCCAACAGTGAAGGCGTTGGTTTTTCTAAATTTATCAGTCTGGGTAATAAAGCTGTGCTTAGCGAAGCTACAATGCTCAGATATCTTGCTAATGATCCGGATACGAAAGTTATTGTAGGCTATTGTGAAACGCTTGAGGATGGACAGGATTTTTTAAGAGTTGCCTATGATACAACCTGTAAGAAGCCTGTAATATTACTTCGGGCCGGTGGAACATCATCCGGCGCAAAAGCTGCTTCAGCTCATTCAGGGGCCTTAACCGGGGCAACTTGTGCATACAATGCTGCTTTTCATCAGACAGGAGTACTGCAGGCAGTCGATATCGAAGATATGTTCAATCTGGCTCATGCATTTTCATGCCAACCTCTTCCCAATGGGCCAAGTGTCGCAATTGTTACTAATTCCGGTGGCCCCGGAATAATTGCCGCTGATATGTGTGAAAAGGGAAGCCTTGCCGTTTCATGTCCTTCAAACTCCACTATCGATGAAATGAAAGGCTTTCTAAAGCCTTATGCCTCACTGTACAATCCTGTCGATATGGTTGGAGATGCCACAGTGGAAACATATGCAAAGACTCTTAAAGCTGTAATTGAAGATGATATATTCGATTCTATTTTGGTAATTCTTACACCTATCGCTCAGGTCGCCGCAGAAGTGGAAAAAGTTGCCGAGGTGATTATTACTGCAGCTCAGAATTCTTTTAAACCGATTGTGGCTTGTTTTATGGGAGGGCATTCTGTCAGCGGATCAAGAGCTATGCTTCGAGACGGTGGAATTCCATGTTATGATTTTCCTGAGGTGGCAGTCAGAAGCCTTGATGCGTTGACGCACTGTCACAGGTGGCAAAATAAAGACTGGCCTATTGAAGTATGTTTCAGGCGGGATATTGCAAAGGCGCAAAGTATTGTGGCTAATTCCAGAAGAATCGGACTTATGGAACTTGTTGAACTTGATGCACAGCATCTGGCCTCAGCTTATGAGCTGCCGATTCCTGAAACAGTTTTAGCCAGAACATCAAATCAGGCCGCGAAGGCTGCTAAACGAATCGGTTATCCCGTTGTCCTTAAGATTGCTTCGCCTCAGATATCCAGAAAATATGAACTGGGACTGATTGCAACAAATCTTAATACTCCTCAAGAACTGCGACGGGCCTTTTTAGAAATAACTTCCCGCGCATCCAGAAGATGTAAAGATGCATATATTACAGGTTGCCTAGTTCAGGCTATGGGGCCGAAAGATTCACATGAAGTCGTAATATCATTCAGACGGGATGCCCAGTTCGGCCCCTTGATCAGTTTTTCTCTTGGCGGTATTCACGCTGATATGCTTGGGGATGTTTCCTCAAGATTGGCTCCGTTAGCTCTTAATGATGCTCAGGAAATGATCCGTGAAGTTAAGGCTTATCCTATTTTACGCGGAGCTAGAGCCGGAACTGCAATTGATTTAGGCTGTCTGGAAGATGTACTGCTTATGGTCTCGCAGATGGCATCAGATCTGCCGGAAATTCAGGAAGCAGAATTCAGCCCCGTTATTGCGGGACCTGACGGGGCGGTTGTCGCCAATATGCGTATGACTATCGGTTAA
- the gcvPB gene encoding aminomethyl-transferring glycine dehydrogenase subunit GcvPB: MKTVFKKSVLGREGVWPEEPKSNIEDFIPAELLRESAGMPSLSELDVVRHFTKLSMKNFGVDSNFYPLGSCTMKYNPKFTEQVAALPGFARLHPAISQLKGAGRHCQGALEVIFETERLLSELCGMADFTMHPMAGAHGELTGVMIIAAYHKDKGNKKTKVICPDSAHGTNPASASIAGYEVVSVESNDGIITPEALAEVLDDEVAAVMMTCPNTLGLFEKHLPEIVKMIHEKDALLYYDGANMNAIMGKMRVGDAGFDVVHLNLHKTFATPHGGGGPGSGPVGVCEKLTPFLPVSRVKKLEDGQYYLSYDAPKSIGFVAPFYGNFGVYLKAYAYMLRLGREGLIRATENAVLGANYMRKRLEDYFEVPYNRTCMHEFVLSAVNQAKNGVRALDVAKALLDKGHHAPTIYFPLIVKECMMIEPTETESKETLDCFVDDLIEIAKLAEENPDFIKNAPVTLSVSRLDETKAARDMVITDDIN; the protein is encoded by the coding sequence ATGAAAACCGTATTCAAAAAATCCGTACTCGGCCGCGAAGGTGTATGGCCTGAAGAACCGAAAAGCAACATAGAAGATTTCATTCCGGCAGAACTGCTCCGCGAAAGCGCAGGCATGCCTTCCCTTTCTGAGCTTGATGTAGTTCGTCATTTCACTAAGTTGTCCATGAAAAACTTCGGGGTAGATTCCAATTTCTATCCTCTCGGTTCATGCACAATGAAATACAATCCTAAATTCACAGAGCAAGTTGCGGCTCTGCCAGGTTTTGCCAGACTACACCCTGCGATATCCCAGCTCAAAGGAGCTGGACGCCATTGCCAGGGCGCACTAGAAGTCATTTTTGAAACAGAAAGACTGCTGAGTGAGCTTTGTGGTATGGCAGACTTCACCATGCACCCTATGGCAGGAGCACATGGAGAACTGACCGGTGTTATGATTATTGCCGCCTATCATAAAGACAAGGGCAATAAAAAAACTAAAGTAATATGCCCTGACTCAGCTCACGGAACCAACCCTGCATCGGCTTCTATCGCCGGGTACGAAGTTGTTTCTGTTGAATCAAATGACGGAATCATTACCCCTGAAGCACTCGCAGAAGTTCTTGATGATGAAGTTGCCGCAGTGATGATGACCTGCCCGAACACTCTCGGGTTGTTTGAAAAGCATCTCCCTGAGATAGTCAAAATGATTCATGAAAAAGATGCCCTGCTCTATTATGACGGAGCAAACATGAATGCTATCATGGGTAAAATGAGAGTAGGTGATGCAGGATTTGATGTTGTTCATTTAAATCTGCATAAAACTTTCGCTACTCCTCACGGCGGAGGCGGTCCCGGTTCCGGCCCTGTGGGTGTTTGCGAAAAACTGACTCCGTTCCTGCCTGTTTCACGGGTTAAAAAACTTGAAGACGGTCAGTATTACCTTTCATACGATGCACCGAAATCAATCGGTTTTGTAGCCCCATTCTATGGCAACTTCGGAGTATATCTTAAAGCATATGCCTACATGCTCCGTTTAGGGCGTGAAGGTCTCATCAGAGCTACAGAAAATGCAGTTCTTGGTGCGAACTATATGCGTAAAAGACTCGAAGACTACTTTGAAGTTCCATACAACCGCACCTGCATGCACGAATTCGTTCTTTCAGCTGTGAATCAGGCTAAAAACGGAGTCCGCGCACTGGACGTGGCAAAAGCTCTTCTCGATAAGGGACACCATGCTCCCACCATCTACTTCCCTCTTATTGTTAAGGAATGTATGATGATAGAGCCTACTGAAACAGAAAGTAAAGAAACACTGGACTGCTTTGTAGATGATCTGATTGAAATTGCAAAACTTGCAGAAGAAAATCCTGATTTTATTAAGAATGCTCCTGTTACCCTTTCAGTCAGCAGACTGGATGAAACTAAAGCTGCTCGCGACATGGTGATCACTGATGACATTAACTAA